The Helicobacter pylori genome includes a window with the following:
- a CDS encoding DUF507 family protein, which translates to MRLKLTHINHISHKIANDFIHSKLLELKAPRELLCELIEGILEKSVKKENAIDEQARELLEENTDEIEFMRMDERQLFWMIKRQIAQKEGFHLFWEERCNDLSHQILNKILDEDLIMFSVSENLIRNLIYKSIDTYSKAYESIENEVHEKIKHYKRKLPVGSDEYELVFERLYEEELRRKGFL; encoded by the coding sequence ATGAGACTCAAACTAACCCATATAAACCACATAAGCCATAAGATTGCCAACGACTTTATCCATTCAAAACTATTAGAATTAAAAGCCCCTAGAGAATTATTGTGTGAATTGATAGAAGGGATTTTGGAAAAAAGCGTTAAAAAAGAAAACGCCATAGATGAGCAAGCCAGAGAGCTTTTAGAAGAAAACACCGATGAGATAGAATTCATGCGGATGGATGAAAGGCAGCTTTTTTGGATGATTAAAAGACAGATCGCTCAAAAAGAGGGCTTCCATTTGTTTTGGGAAGAAAGGTGTAACGATTTGTCGCACCAGATTTTGAATAAAATCTTAGATGAAGATTTGATCATGTTTAGCGTGTCGGAGAATTTGATAAGAAACTTGATTTACAAATCCATTGACACCTATTCTAAAGCGTATGAAAGCATTGAAAATGAAGTGCATGAAAAAATCAAGCATTACAAACGCAAACTGCCCGTAGGGAGCGATGAATACGAGTTGGTGTTTGAAAGGCTCTATGAAGAAGAATTAAGGCGTAAGGGCTTTTTATAA
- a CDS encoding glycosyltransferase family 39 protein, giving the protein MQLSPLQSALLYFSYFIYPEKKTRSFDLSDLVFIIMVFLVLALGLLMSGEISISYNEAKDFFYSSAWFVQIAQKSTEILGQNDLALRLPFLIAHVINMFLFYLIGRKILKKPKDALYVVLTYALLPGVNLFAILLAKSVLVLSLGLLVSYLYVKTQKIPYLTLSACAFLDGAFIPLLLGVFTYALRKRYFKSAIFILVGLSVNTALFSGSFNKGLPSGYFIDTCLELMLLYSPLFFLYYPYTLYKALFDKKPSLLAFMSASGWLFPLLLSMRQEIDLKTFAPLALIGLPLFVKSVLNSLRVRLKEFREQYYLRVFSLYLLMLTETLFLWGSKISGANEKLLNRHFLAKEVAIALQLRGIHQIRTNDKQLALRLQFYGIREGGRLRLINTKISKKRPDITIIYADKILQSYSLVRH; this is encoded by the coding sequence ATGCAACTAAGCCCCTTACAAAGCGCTCTGTTATACTTTAGCTACTTTATTTATCCAGAGAAAAAAACAAGAAGCTTTGATTTAAGCGATTTAGTCTTTATCATCATGGTTTTTTTAGTCCTGGCTTTGGGGCTGTTGATGAGTGGAGAAATTTCTATCAGCTACAATGAAGCGAAGGATTTTTTTTATAGCAGCGCATGGTTTGTTCAAATCGCTCAAAAAAGCACTGAAATTTTAGGCCAAAACGATTTGGCTTTAAGATTGCCTTTCTTGATCGCTCATGTCATTAACATGTTTTTATTTTATTTGATAGGGCGAAAGATTTTAAAAAAGCCTAAAGACGCCCTTTATGTGGTATTGACTTACGCTTTATTGCCTGGGGTGAATCTCTTTGCGATTTTATTGGCTAAAAGCGTGCTGGTGTTAAGCCTTGGGCTTTTGGTTAGCTATTTGTATGTCAAAACCCAAAAAATCCCTTATTTAACCCTTAGCGCTTGCGCATTTTTAGACGGCGCGTTTATCCCGCTTTTACTAGGGGTTTTTACCTACGCTTTAAGAAAACGCTATTTTAAGAGCGCGATCTTTATTTTGGTGGGTTTAAGCGTGAATACCGCTCTTTTTAGCGGGAGTTTCAATAAGGGTTTGCCTAGCGGGTATTTTATAGACACATGCTTAGAACTCATGCTTTTATATTCGCCCTTATTCTTCCTCTACTACCCTTATACACTCTATAAAGCCCTTTTTGATAAAAAGCCATCACTACTAGCCTTTATGAGCGCGAGCGGTTGGCTTTTCCCTTTGCTTTTGAGCATGCGCCAAGAGATAGATTTAAAAACTTTCGCCCCCTTAGCGTTAATCGGTTTGCCTTTGTTTGTTAAAAGCGTTTTAAATAGCCTTAGGGTGCGTTTAAAAGAATTTAGGGAGCAGTATTATTTGCGCGTTTTCAGTTTGTATCTTTTAATGCTCACTGAAACGCTTTTTTTATGGGGGAGTAAAATTTCTGGCGCTAATGAAAAATTATTAAACCGGCATTTCTTAGCCAAAGAAGTCGCTATAGCCTTGCAATTAAGGGGCATTCATCAAATCCGCACTAACGATAAACAACTCGCTTTAAGGCTTCAATTCTATGGTATTAGAGAGGGGGGGAGGTTAAGACTGATCAACACTAAAATTTCTAAAAAACGCCCTGATATTACAATCATCTACGCTGATAAAATTCTACAATCCTATAGTTTGGTGCGCCATTAA
- a CDS encoding DMT family transporter — protein MRNTILFGVSMILLANFCFGVMSAFVKITADYFSPMENVFYRSITMTLLLLLIYPFKPYRLKSYKQGGFKKLAFRVVVGGLAMLAFFYNIEKISLATATAFSQCAPIYTVLLSPFLLEEKLKRSALISACIGLVGVVLISDPSVENVGPVEIIMGLLSGIFVSLAYITLRDLREYYDKQAVILAFAFGMSLLGLAGMFIDIPFLSTGIHIPRKEDILWISLIGISGTLGQYFLTYAYMNAPAGIIAPIEYTRIVWGLLFGLYLGDKFLDLKSSLGVALILCSGLLIALPALLKELKKI, from the coding sequence ATGCGTAATACCATTTTATTTGGCGTTTCAATGATACTCTTGGCCAATTTTTGCTTTGGCGTCATGAGCGCGTTTGTTAAAATCACAGCGGATTATTTTTCCCCTATGGAAAACGTGTTTTACCGCTCCATTACCATGACGCTTTTGCTCTTGCTTATTTATCCTTTCAAACCCTACCGCTTAAAAAGCTACAAACAAGGCGGTTTTAAAAAGCTCGCTTTTAGGGTCGTTGTGGGGGGCTTGGCCATGTTAGCGTTTTTTTATAATATTGAAAAAATTTCACTCGCTACAGCGACGGCTTTCTCGCAATGCGCGCCTATTTATACGGTGCTTCTTTCCCCCTTTCTTTTGGAAGAAAAGCTCAAAAGAAGCGCGTTAATTTCCGCATGCATCGGGCTAGTGGGGGTGGTGTTGATTTCAGATCCTAGCGTGGAAAATGTGGGGCCGGTTGAAATTATTATGGGCTTATTGAGCGGGATCTTTGTGTCTTTAGCGTATATCACTTTAAGGGATTTGAGGGAATATTACGACAAGCAAGCCGTGATTTTAGCGTTCGCCTTTGGCATGAGCCTTCTTGGATTAGCGGGCATGTTTATTGATATTCCTTTTTTATCCACAGGCATTCATATCCCTAGAAAAGAAGACATTTTGTGGATTTCTTTAATAGGGATTAGCGGGACTTTAGGGCAGTATTTCTTAACTTATGCTTACATGAACGCACCCGCTGGGATCATTGCCCCCATTGAATACACCCGCATTGTTTGGGGGCTGTTGTTTGGGCTGTATTTAGGCGATAAATTTTTGGATCTTAAAAGCTCTTTGGGGGTGGCTTTGATTTTATGTTCAGGCTTACTCATTGCCTTGCCCGCTCTTTTAAAAGAATTAAAAAAAATTTAA
- the folP gene encoding dihydropteroate synthase, whose protein sequence is MILKRLNPDALKNALLKTGSEKSAQTHMHKKGVSFVFEIQHLPLSATLILKQEAISVGGDFATPRDCILAKEPFYDGVLIVSASQLERLIVKCHSQPFGLKNLAQELKSHLKSQKPNAPQIMAILNLTPDSFYEKSRFDSKKALEEIYQLLEKGITLIDIGAASSRPQSEIIDPKIEQDRLKEILLEIKSQKLYQYAKFSIDTYHATTAQMALEHYFSILNDVSGFSSIKMLEVAKDYKPTCILMHAQKTPKDMQENVFYHNLFDEMDRFFKEKLEVLEKYALQDIILDIGFGFAKLKEHNLALIKHLSHFLKFKKPLLVGASRKNTIGLITGREVQNRLAGTLSLHLMALQNGASILRVHDVDEHIDLIKVFKSLEETD, encoded by the coding sequence ATGATTTTAAAACGCCTTAACCCTGATGCACTCAAAAACGCCCTTTTAAAAACCGGATCAGAAAAATCCGCTCAAACCCATATGCATAAAAAAGGCGTTAGCTTTGTTTTTGAAATCCAACATCTGCCTTTAAGCGCAACGCTGATTTTAAAACAAGAGGCCATCAGTGTTGGGGGCGATTTCGCCACGCCAAGAGATTGTATTTTAGCTAAAGAGCCTTTTTATGATGGGGTGTTGATTGTGAGCGCTAGCCAGTTAGAACGCCTTATTGTTAAGTGCCATTCCCAACCCTTTGGGCTTAAAAATTTAGCGCAAGAATTAAAAAGCCACCTTAAATCCCAAAAGCCTAACGCCCCGCAGATCATGGCAATTTTGAATCTCACGCCGGATAGTTTTTATGAAAAAAGCCGGTTTGATAGCAAAAAAGCGCTTGAAGAAATCTATCAATTATTAGAAAAGGGTATCACGCTCATTGATATAGGCGCGGCGAGTTCAAGGCCACAGAGTGAAATCATTGATCCAAAAATAGAGCAAGATCGCTTAAAAGAAATTTTATTAGAGATCAAATCCCAAAAACTCTACCAATACGCTAAATTCAGCATAGACACCTACCATGCCACAACCGCCCAAATGGCTTTGGAGCATTATTTTTCCATCCTTAATGATGTGAGCGGTTTTAGTAGTATTAAAATGCTAGAAGTCGCAAAAGATTACAAGCCCACTTGCATTTTAATGCACGCTCAAAAAACCCCCAAAGACATGCAAGAAAATGTTTTTTACCACAATCTGTTTGATGAAATGGATCGCTTCTTTAAGGAAAAATTAGAGGTTTTAGAAAAATACGCGCTTCAAGATATTATTTTAGATATTGGGTTTGGATTCGCTAAATTAAAAGAGCATAATTTAGCCTTAATCAAGCATTTAAGCCACTTCCTCAAATTCAAAAAACCCTTATTGGTGGGAGCGAGTCGTAAAAACACGATCGGGCTTATCACCGGGCGTGAAGTTCAAAACCGGCTCGCCGGCACTTTAAGCTTGCATTTAATGGCGTTGCAAAATGGAGCGAGTATTTTAAGAGTGCATGATGTTGATGAGCATATCGATCTCATCAAGGTGTTTAAGAGTTTGGAAGAAACGGATTAA
- a CDS encoding DNA polymerase III subunit delta', whose amino-acid sequence MKNLNRLIYTDNLEESLEEAASLFEHHIKFYTEIIEKDKKVFKTFNKDFKIEHAKEVLSKANLKHSELNAFLIAAPSYGVEAQNALLKILEEPPNNVCFIMFAKSPNHVLATIKSRLIKEDKRQKIPLKPLDLDLSKLDLKDIYAFLKNLDKENFDSRENQREKIESLLESVNRHKIPLNEQELQAFDLAIKANSSYYKLSYNLLPLLLSLLSKKKTP is encoded by the coding sequence GTGAAAAACCTCAACCGCCTTATTTATACGGACAATCTTGAAGAAAGCTTAGAAGAGGCTGCAAGCCTTTTTGAACACCACATTAAATTCTACACCGAGATTATTGAAAAAGACAAAAAGGTGTTCAAAACTTTCAACAAGGATTTTAAAATAGAGCATGCCAAAGAAGTCCTATCCAAAGCCAACCTCAAACACAGCGAATTAAACGCCTTTTTAATCGCTGCGCCCAGTTATGGCGTAGAAGCCCAAAACGCGCTTTTAAAAATCTTAGAAGAACCCCCGAATAATGTTTGTTTTATCATGTTTGCTAAAAGCCCAAACCATGTGTTAGCCACCATTAAATCCCGCTTAATCAAAGAAGACAAACGCCAAAAAATCCCCCTAAAACCTTTAGATTTGGATTTATCAAAGCTGGATTTGAAAGACATTTATGCGTTTTTAAAAAATTTAGACAAAGAAAATTTTGATTCTAGAGAAAATCAGAGGGAAAAAATTGAAAGCCTGTTAGAGAGCGTTAACAGGCATAAGATCCCCTTAAACGAGCAAGAATTGCAAGCCTTTGATTTAGCGATCAAGGCTAATAGCTCTTATTATAAGCTCAGTTATAATCTTTTACCCTTACTTTTAAGCCTTTTATCTAAAAAGAAAACACCATGA
- a CDS encoding HobA family DNA replication regulator has translation MKNFYDWIKEFVRDQGEFIAQQSGWLELERSSYAKLIAQTISHVLNGGSLLVSADSSRRWFLNYILSNLNPKDLKERPLLSVIDFNASSFYPKNDANLSLATIELTYQNPMFWHVGRVENEGLKTILLSKIPSFLWLFEELKEDCLLLKEHDSLLDYKLLQLFKLFENALFSVLYNKVTL, from the coding sequence ATGAAAAATTTCTACGACTGGATCAAGGAATTTGTGCGCGATCAGGGGGAGTTTATCGCCCAACAAAGCGGGTGGCTGGAATTAGAACGATCAAGCTATGCCAAACTCATCGCGCAAACCATCTCGCATGTGCTTAATGGCGGATCGCTGTTAGTGAGCGCTGATTCTTCTAGGCGTTGGTTTTTAAACTACATTCTTTCTAACCTCAACCCTAAAGATTTAAAAGAGCGCCCCTTATTGTCCGTCATTGATTTTAACGCTTCTTCTTTCTACCCGAAAAACGATGCGAATCTCTCTCTAGCCACCATAGAGCTGACTTATCAAAACCCCATGTTTTGGCATGTTGGGAGGGTTGAAAATGAAGGCTTGAAAACGATACTACTGAGTAAAATCCCTAGTTTTTTATGGCTTTTTGAAGAGCTTAAAGAAGATTGCTTGCTTTTAAAAGAGCATGATAGCTTGCTGGATTATAAACTATTGCAGCTCTTCAAACTCTTTGAAAACGCGCTTTTTAGCGTGCTATACAATAAGGTTACTCTGTGA
- a CDS encoding aspartate kinase — protein MLIVQKYGGTSMGSIERIHNVAQRVLESVKLGHQVVVVVSAMSGETDRLLEFGKNFSHNPNKREMDRIVSAGEWISSAALSMALERYGHRAISLSGKEAGILTSSHFQNAVIQSIDTQRITELLEKNYIVVIAGFQGADIQGETTTLGRGGSDLSAVALAGALKADLCEIYTDVDGVYTTDPRIEEKAQKIAQISYDEMLELASMGAKVLLNRSVELAKKLSVKLVTRNSFNHSEGTLIVAEKDFKGERMETPIVSGIALDKNQARVSMEGVEDRPGIAAEIFGALAEYRINVDMIVQTIGRDGKTDLDFTIVKTQIEETKQALKPFLAQMDSIDYDENIAKVSIVGVGMKSHSGVASIAFKALAKDNINIMMISTSEIKISVLIDIKYAELAVRTLHAVYQLDQ, from the coding sequence GTGTTAATCGTTCAAAAATACGGCGGCACGAGCATGGGCAGCATAGAAAGGATCCACAATGTCGCTCAAAGGGTTTTAGAAAGCGTTAAATTAGGGCATCAAGTCGTGGTGGTGGTTTCTGCGATGAGCGGCGAAACCGACAGGCTTTTAGAATTTGGCAAGAATTTTAGCCATAACCCTAACAAGCGAGAAATGGACAGGATTGTGAGTGCTGGGGAATGGATTTCAAGCGCGGCTTTGAGCATGGCGTTAGAAAGGTATGGGCATAGAGCCATTTCCTTGAGCGGGAAAGAAGCGGGCATTTTAACCAGTTCGCATTTTCAAAACGCTGTGATCCAATCCATTGACACCCAACGCATCACAGAGCTTTTAGAAAAAAACTACATTGTGGTGATCGCTGGGTTTCAAGGCGCTGACATTCAAGGCGAAACAACGACTTTAGGGCGTGGGGGGAGCGATTTGAGCGCGGTCGCTTTGGCCGGGGCTTTAAAAGCGGATCTGTGCGAAATCTATACGGATGTGGATGGCGTTTATACCACCGATCCGCGCATTGAAGAAAAGGCTCAAAAAATCGCGCAAATCAGCTATGATGAAATGCTTGAATTAGCTTCTATGGGGGCTAAAGTGTTGTTAAACCGATCAGTAGAATTAGCCAAAAAACTCAGCGTGAAATTAGTGACTCGCAATTCGTTTAACCATAGCGAAGGCACGCTCATTGTGGCTGAAAAAGACTTTAAAGGAGAACGCATGGAAACCCCTATAGTGAGTGGGATCGCATTGGATAAAAATCAGGCTCGTGTGAGCATGGAGGGCGTGGAAGATCGGCCTGGCATTGCCGCTGAAATCTTTGGCGCTTTAGCGGAGTATCGCATTAATGTGGATATGATCGTCCAAACGATCGGCAGAGACGGCAAAACCGATTTAGATTTTACGATCGTTAAAACCCAAATAGAAGAAACCAAACAAGCCTTAAAGCCTTTTTTAGCGCAAATGGATTCCATTGATTATGATGAAAATATCGCTAAAGTTTCCATAGTGGGCGTGGGCATGAAGTCGCATTCTGGGGTAGCGAGCATCGCTTTTAAAGCCCTAGCTAAAGACAATATCAACATCATGATGATTTCTACAAGCGAGATTAAAATTTCGGTTTTGATTGACATTAAATACGCTGAATTGGCCGTCAGAACTTTGCATGCGGTGTATCAATTAGATCAATGA
- a CDS encoding RNA pyrophosphohydrolase produces the protein MLHKKYRPNVAAIIVSPDYPNTCEIFIAERIDIEGAWQFPQGGIDEGETPLEALHRELLEEIGTNEIEILAQYPRWIAYDFPSNIEHKFYSFDGQKQRYFLVRLKHANNIDLNKHTPEFRAYQFIHLKDLLKKIVPFKRQVYRQVIAYFKREGYL, from the coding sequence ATGCTACATAAAAAATATCGTCCTAACGTTGCGGCTATCATTGTGTCGCCAGACTACCCTAATACATGCGAAATTTTTATCGCCGAGCGCATAGATATTGAAGGGGCGTGGCAGTTCCCCCAAGGGGGCATTGATGAGGGCGAAACCCCTTTAGAAGCGCTCCATAGAGAATTATTAGAAGAAATTGGCACGAATGAAATAGAGATTTTAGCGCAATACCCCAGATGGATCGCCTATGATTTCCCAAGCAATATAGAGCATAAATTCTATTCGTTTGACGGGCAAAAGCAACGCTATTTTTTAGTGCGCCTAAAGCATGCTAACAACATTGATTTGAACAAACACACGCCAGAATTTAGAGCTTATCAATTCATCCATCTTAAGGATTTGCTTAAAAAAATCGTTCCCTTTAAGCGTCAAGTGTACCGCCAAGTCATTGCTTATTTCAAAAGAGAGGGGTATTTATAG
- a CDS encoding c-type cytochrome gives MKKVIMALGVLAFANVLMATDVKALAKSCAACHGVKFEKKALGKSKIVNMMSEAEIEKDLMDFKSGANKNPVMTAQAKKLSDEDIKALAKYIPTLK, from the coding sequence ATGAAAAAGGTTATTATGGCTTTAGGCGTTTTAGCGTTCGCAAATGTTTTAATGGCAACAGATGTTAAGGCTCTTGCAAAAAGTTGTGCCGCTTGCCATGGGGTTAAGTTTGAAAAGAAAGCTTTAGGCAAAAGCAAAATCGTTAATATGATGAGTGAAGCAGAAATTGAAAAAGATCTTATGGATTTTAAAAGCGGTGCCAACAAGAATCCTGTCATGACCGCGCAAGCTAAAAAATTAAGCGATGAAGACATCAAAGCTTTAGCCAAATACATCCCCACTCTCAAATAA
- the hemW gene encoding radical SAM family heme chaperone HemW gives MILYIHIPFCENKCGYCAFNSYENKHGLKEEYTQALCLDLKHALSQTDEPIESIFIGGGTPNTLSVESFERIFESIYHNARLSSDCEITTEANPELISKAWCQGLKDLGINRLSLGVQSFREDKLLFLERQHSKNTAPVIETILKSGIENVSIDLIYNTPLDNENSLKEELKLAKELPINHLSAYALSVEKNTNLEKNAKKPSCANFDNVIKEALEGFSFKQYEVSNYARNYQVKHNLAYWGAKDYLGCGAGAVGCVANERFFAKKLIENYIKDPLKRQVETLSEQDKRLEKLFLGLRCELGVELSLLDKNKVKFLIEENKAFIKNNRLIASDFFMADEMALWLL, from the coding sequence ATGATTTTATACATTCATATCCCCTTTTGTGAAAATAAATGCGGTTATTGCGCTTTCAATTCCTATGAAAATAAGCATGGGCTAAAAGAAGAATACACTCAAGCGTTATGCCTGGATTTAAAGCATGCCTTAAGTCAAACTGATGAACCAATTGAAAGTATTTTTATTGGTGGCGGCACGCCTAACACTTTAAGCGTGGAGTCTTTTGAAAGGATTTTTGAAAGCATTTACCACAATGCGCGCTTGAGCTCAGATTGTGAGATCACCACTGAAGCTAACCCCGAATTGATTTCTAAAGCTTGGTGTCAAGGTTTAAAAGATTTAGGGATCAACCGCTTGAGTTTAGGGGTGCAAAGTTTTAGGGAGGATAAATTATTGTTTTTAGAGCGCCAACATTCCAAAAATACCGCTCCTGTGATAGAAACTATTTTAAAAAGCGGGATTGAAAATGTCAGCATTGATTTGATTTATAACACCCCATTAGATAATGAAAACTCTTTAAAAGAAGAACTAAAGCTCGCTAAAGAACTCCCTATCAACCACTTGAGCGCTTACGCTTTGAGCGTTGAAAAAAACACGAATTTAGAAAAAAACGCCAAAAAACCCTCATGCGCTAATTTTGACAATGTAATCAAAGAGGCTTTAGAGGGCTTTTCTTTCAAGCAATACGAAGTGTCTAATTACGCTAGAAATTATCAAGTCAAACATAATTTGGCTTACTGGGGGGCTAAAGATTACTTAGGGTGCGGGGCTGGGGCTGTAGGCTGCGTGGCGAATGAGCGTTTTTTTGCGAAAAAACTCATAGAAAACTACATCAAAGACCCCCTAAAACGCCAAGTTGAGACGCTCAGCGAACAAGACAAGCGCTTAGAAAAATTGTTCTTAGGCTTAAGGTGTGAATTGGGGGTTGAACTTAGTTTGTTAGATAAAAATAAAGTAAAGTTTTTGATTGAAGAGAACAAGGCTTTCATTAAAAATAACCGATTGATAGCGAGCGATTTTTTCATGGCCGATGAAATGGCTTTGTGGCTGTTATGA
- the crcB gene encoding fluoride efflux transporter CrcB translates to MNFVFLWAALGGAIGSSLRYFVGKMMPSKFLMFESFPLGTFSVNIIGCFVIGFMGHLAVKKVFGDDFGIFFITGVLGGFTTFSSYGLDTLKLLQKSQYIEAISYVLGTNILGLIGVAIGWFLAKNFIGVN, encoded by the coding sequence ATGAATTTTGTCTTTTTATGGGCCGCTTTAGGGGGGGCTATAGGGAGTTCGTTAAGGTATTTTGTGGGCAAAATGATGCCCAGTAAATTTTTAATGTTTGAAAGTTTCCCTTTAGGGACTTTTAGCGTGAATATCATAGGGTGCTTTGTCATCGGCTTTATGGGGCATTTGGCTGTTAAAAAAGTTTTTGGCGATGATTTTGGGATTTTCTTTATAACTGGGGTTTTAGGGGGTTTTACAACCTTTTCTTCTTACGGGTTAGACACTTTAAAACTCTTGCAAAAATCCCAATACATTGAAGCCATTTCTTATGTCTTAGGCACTAACATTTTAGGGCTTATTGGGGTAGCCATTGGTTGGTTTTTGGCTAAAAATTTTATAGGCGTTAATTAA
- a CDS encoding uroporphyrinogen-III synthase: protein MREIVWVHSQRIAPYKTLILNEFCYYPLKLDPTPFNALIFTSKNAVFSLLETLKNSPKLQILQNIPAYALSEPTAKTLQDHHFKVAFIGKKAHGKEFVQEIIPLLEKKSVLYLRAKEIASSLDAILLEHGIDFKQAVVYENKLKHLTLSERNALKPKEKSVLIFTAISHAKAFLHYFEFLENYTAISIGNTTASYLQEKGIQSYSAKKPSLEACLELALSLRVKEC from the coding sequence ATGAGGGAGATTGTATGGGTGCATTCTCAAAGAATCGCCCCTTATAAGACTCTCATTTTAAATGAATTTTGCTATTATCCCTTAAAATTAGATCCAACCCCTTTTAACGCTCTTATTTTCACTTCTAAAAATGCGGTGTTTTCCTTGCTAGAAACTCTAAAAAACAGCCCCAAACTCCAAATTCTACAAAACATTCCTGCTTACGCTTTGAGCGAACCCACCGCAAAAACCTTACAAGATCACCATTTTAAAGTCGCCTTTATAGGAAAAAAAGCCCATGGCAAAGAGTTCGTTCAAGAAATCATTCCTTTATTGGAAAAAAAAAGCGTTTTGTATCTCAGGGCAAAAGAGATTGCCTCTTCTTTAGACGCCATTCTTTTAGAGCATGGCATTGATTTCAAGCAAGCCGTTGTTTATGAAAACAAGCTCAAACATTTAACCTTAAGCGAGCGAAACGCCCTAAAACCCAAAGAAAAGAGCGTTCTGATTTTTACCGCTATAAGCCATGCAAAAGCCTTCTTGCACTATTTTGAATTTTTAGAAAATTACACCGCTATAAGCATTGGCAACACGACCGCTTCTTACCTACAAGAGAAAGGCATTCAAAGCTATAGCGCTAAAAAGCCCTCCTTAGAAGCGTGTTTAGAACTGGCTTTGAGTTTGAGGGTTAAGGAATGTTAA
- a CDS encoding rhodanese-like domain-containing protein: MLEDYAISLEEVNFNDFIVVDVRELDEYEELHLPNATLISVNDQEKLADFLSKHQDKKVLLHCRAGRRALDAAKSMHELGYTPYYLEGNVYDFEKYGFRMVYDDTCGKKD, from the coding sequence ATGCTCGAAGATTATGCAATCAGTTTAGAAGAAGTCAATTTCAATGATTTTATCGTCGTAGATGTGCGCGAATTGGACGAATATGAAGAATTGCATTTGCCTAACGCTACGCTCATTAGCGTCAATGACCAAGAAAAGCTTGCTGATTTTTTATCTAAGCACCAAGATAAAAAAGTGTTGCTCCATTGTAGGGCTGGTCGCAGGGCTTTAGATGCGGCTAAAAGCATGCATGAATTAGGCTATACGCCTTATTATTTAGAGGGCAATGTCTATGATTTTGAAAAATACGGCTTTAGAATGGTCTATGATGACACTTGCGGTAAAAAAGACTAG